The proteins below are encoded in one region of Periplaneta americana isolate PAMFEO1 chromosome 11, P.americana_PAMFEO1_priV1, whole genome shotgun sequence:
- the LOC138709603 gene encoding brain acid soluble protein 1-like isoform X1 — translation MLVHRTYFCVKIVETTTVGTPEKKEVDKKVEVVDEDSKASENGDAEKPKENGNDNSYSAEDSKDKEVESAENGDSTDSVEVSATKRKSEGGDAPEGTPAEGASPEKKAKLEEKPADAEAKAANGEAEAVA, via the exons ATGCTTGTGCATAGGACGTATTTTTGTGTGAAAATCGT GGAGACCACAACTGTTGGTACTCCAGAGAAGAAGGAAGTTGACAAGAAGGTGGAAGTAGTAGACGAAGACTCAAAGGCATCAGAGAATGGTGATGCGGAGAAACCAAAAGAGAATGGCAATGATAACAGCTACTCTGCAGAAGACTCGAAGGATAAAGAGGTTGAATCTGCAGAGAACGGTGATTCTAcag ATTCAGTGGAGGTGAGTGCAACCAAGCGGAAAAGTGAAGGAGGTGACGCTCCTGAAGGCACACCTGCTGAAGGAGCAAGTCCTGAGAAGAAGGCGAAACTGGAGGAGAAGCCAGCTGATGCGGAGGCTAAGGCAGCCAATGGTGAAGCAGAGGCTGTTGCCTAA
- the LOC138709603 gene encoding brain acid soluble protein 1-like isoform X2 has translation MADKVADTKETTTVGTPEKKEVDKKVEVVDEDSKASENGDAEKPKENGNDNSYSAEDSKDKEVESAENGDSTDSVEVSATKRKSEGGDAPEGTPAEGASPEKKAKLEEKPADAEAKAANGEAEAVA, from the exons ATGGCAGATAAAGTAGCTGATACAAA GGAGACCACAACTGTTGGTACTCCAGAGAAGAAGGAAGTTGACAAGAAGGTGGAAGTAGTAGACGAAGACTCAAAGGCATCAGAGAATGGTGATGCGGAGAAACCAAAAGAGAATGGCAATGATAACAGCTACTCTGCAGAAGACTCGAAGGATAAAGAGGTTGAATCTGCAGAGAACGGTGATTCTAcag ATTCAGTGGAGGTGAGTGCAACCAAGCGGAAAAGTGAAGGAGGTGACGCTCCTGAAGGCACACCTGCTGAAGGAGCAAGTCCTGAGAAGAAGGCGAAACTGGAGGAGAAGCCAGCTGATGCGGAGGCTAAGGCAGCCAATGGTGAAGCAGAGGCTGTTGCCTAA